A window of Proteus columbae contains these coding sequences:
- a CDS encoding tyrosine decarboxylase yields the protein MKRNNSESLDAKIKSNTIEKKAVDNAYERILETLKQQNNYNQSDIEPYFSHHHSQVMQLAKFGYLSALAYNSDNVFNNHSPLLKEQEKKITDDLCKLIGFSSEDAFGHITTSHTLACYEILWALRNLKTLPMAIARHPKSRDLVADKKAFELFNMSVTDILAISEQLNERGIFDDVSHLTCRGTGMTKTMHLGKLLVPVSRFEFWKKAMDILGLGYDNLIALPIDETFKTDIEKTRSIVFRLIEQGEPILGVIGILGAPSYGCVDKLKPLFELRKECEEKYNNSFYIHIDASQFGYMKSLFLDDNYEIIPYQILCGKLKKEAPLLELTSEIYESITQLSLADSVSFEPFQAGFSPYPTGIVCIKDARISRFLTNPPRLCPEQADDVPEIDGIQSAPAVASMWSVHQLYPFTSSGYGKYAQIQWETRVKLEQFFNQAAAFEKEGERYYIRILSASDFNKLNFAIVKKGNKDLETQNDLNKTIYENLVIKSHHKQDLSLLTLCARNSDDAPAQFCSECGFDSNEWETIKHLNLLQLTIKSTEICDEQQIEAGYQYIKKVVLSALDQ from the coding sequence ATGAAAAGAAATAATAGCGAGAGTTTAGACGCTAAAATAAAAAGTAACACTATTGAAAAAAAAGCAGTAGATAATGCTTATGAACGTATTTTAGAAACTTTAAAACAGCAAAATAATTATAATCAATCTGACATTGAACCTTATTTTTCCCATCATCATTCACAAGTGATGCAATTGGCGAAATTTGGTTATCTTTCTGCATTAGCATACAACTCAGATAATGTTTTTAATAACCATTCCCCCTTACTAAAAGAACAAGAAAAGAAAATTACAGATGATCTCTGTAAATTAATCGGTTTCTCATCAGAAGATGCATTTGGTCATATCACAACAAGCCACACTCTTGCTTGCTATGAAATATTATGGGCACTTAGAAATTTAAAAACATTACCAATGGCAATTGCTCGTCATCCAAAATCACGAGATTTGGTTGCAGATAAAAAAGCCTTTGAGTTATTCAATATGTCTGTCACAGATATTTTAGCAATAAGCGAACAACTCAATGAGCGTGGGATTTTTGATGATGTTAGTCATTTAACATGCCGAGGAACGGGCATGACAAAAACAATGCATTTAGGAAAACTGCTTGTTCCTGTTTCCCGTTTCGAATTTTGGAAAAAAGCAATGGATATACTTGGGTTGGGATATGACAACCTTATTGCATTGCCTATTGATGAAACATTTAAAACCGATATTGAAAAAACACGCAGTATTGTTTTTCGCCTGATTGAACAAGGTGAGCCTATTCTTGGTGTTATAGGAATATTAGGCGCACCGTCTTATGGTTGTGTTGATAAGTTAAAACCACTTTTTGAGCTAAGAAAAGAGTGTGAGGAAAAATACAATAATTCATTTTATATCCATATTGATGCATCGCAATTTGGCTATATGAAAAGCTTATTTCTTGATGATAATTATGAAATTATCCCTTATCAGATTTTGTGTGGAAAATTAAAGAAAGAAGCCCCATTACTTGAATTAACATCTGAAATATATGAAAGCATCACACAACTTTCTCTCGCTGACTCTGTCTCTTTTGAACCGTTTCAAGCTGGATTTTCACCATATCCTACGGGTATAGTCTGTATTAAAGATGCGCGTATTAGTCGTTTTTTAACAAATCCCCCTAGATTATGTCCAGAGCAAGCAGATGACGTTCCTGAAATTGATGGTATTCAATCTGCACCAGCAGTGGCGTCTATGTGGAGTGTGCATCAACTCTATCCTTTTACTTCATCTGGATATGGGAAATATGCACAAATTCAATGGGAAACGCGGGTCAAACTTGAGCAGTTTTTTAATCAAGCCGCAGCTTTCGAAAAAGAAGGTGAGCGCTATTATATTCGTATTTTATCTGCATCTGACTTTAATAAACTAAATTTTGCGATTGTAAAGAAAGGAAATAAGGACTTAGAAACGCAAAATGATCTTAATAAAACAATCTATGAAAACTTGGTTATAAAAAGTCATCATAAACAAGATTTAAGTTTATTAACGCTTTGCGCCCGTAATAGTGATGATGCACCAGCGCAGTTTTGTTCTGAGTGTGGTTTTGATAGCAATGAGTGGGAAACCATCAAACACTTAAATTTGTTGCAGCTTACTATAAAAAGTACTGAAATTTGTGATGAACAACAAATTGAAGCTGGATATCAATATATTAAGAAAGTGGTTTTATCTGCATTAGACCAGTAG
- a CDS encoding NAD(P)H-quinone oxidoreductase — protein sequence MMKTTVLPADMLEIAITEPGGIDKLQPQLSPIPSLPPHYLLIKVAASGVNRPDIFQRQGSYPPPADASPIPGLEVAGEVVALGENCTKWQLGDRVCALVAGGGYAQYCIAHEDIALPSMNLTDIEAAALPENLFTVWANLFQLGKLKQGESVLIHGGTSGIGSTAIMLAHTIGATVYTTVGSEEKSATARALGADYVINYKQADFAKEIPILTEGKGVDVILDIIGGDYVEKNYQVASKFGRVIQVGMMKGMPKNLNMMPMMIKRLIHTGSTMRSRSIEEKAQIAQELKQQVWPLIAEGKIKPIINAIFPLKEVGKAHELMESGDLIGKVMLEILSYNGKE from the coding sequence ATGATGAAAACAACTGTTTTACCTGCGGATATGTTAGAAATTGCCATTACAGAGCCAGGTGGTATTGATAAATTACAACCCCAACTATCACCGATACCGTCACTTCCTCCACATTATCTTTTGATCAAAGTTGCAGCTTCTGGTGTAAATCGCCCTGATATTTTTCAACGTCAAGGTAGTTATCCTCCACCAGCAGATGCTTCACCTATTCCAGGTCTTGAAGTTGCTGGAGAGGTTGTCGCATTAGGGGAAAACTGCACTAAATGGCAGTTGGGCGATAGAGTCTGTGCTTTAGTTGCTGGTGGTGGTTACGCTCAATATTGTATTGCGCATGAAGATATCGCATTACCGTCAATGAATTTAACAGACATTGAAGCAGCAGCATTGCCTGAGAATTTATTTACTGTCTGGGCTAATTTATTTCAGTTAGGAAAACTAAAACAAGGTGAATCTGTTCTTATTCATGGTGGAACATCGGGAATAGGATCAACTGCCATCATGCTTGCTCACACAATAGGTGCGACAGTTTATACAACAGTTGGCTCTGAAGAAAAATCTGCCACAGCCCGCGCGCTCGGCGCTGATTATGTCATCAATTACAAACAGGCCGATTTTGCTAAAGAAATTCCTATTTTAACTGAAGGGAAAGGCGTTGATGTTATTCTTGATATTATTGGTGGGGATTACGTAGAAAAAAATTATCAAGTTGCCAGCAAGTTTGGGCGCGTTATACAAGTGGGCATGATGAAAGGAATGCCTAAAAATTTAAATATGATGCCAATGATGATTAAGCGTTTAATTCATACTGGTTCAACGATGCGATCTCGCTCAATAGAAGAGAAGGCACAAATAGCGCAAGAATTAAAACAGCAAGTGTGGCCACTTATTGCTGAAGGAAAAATTAAACCAATCATTAATGCTATTTTTCCATTAAAAGAAGTGGGTAAAGCACATGAGTTAATGGAGTCTGGTGATTTAATTGGTAAGGTGATGCTTGAAATCTTATCTTATAACGGAAAAGAGTAA
- a CDS encoding FNR family transcription factor translates to MIPEKRVVRRIQSGGCAIHCQDCSISQLCIPFTLNEHELDQLDNIIERKKPIQKGQTLFKAGDELKSLYAIRSGTIKSYTITEEGDEQITGFHLAGDLVGFDAIINTEHPSFAQALETSMVCEIPFETLDDLSGKMPNLRQQMMRLMSGEIKGDQEMILLLSKKNAEERLAAFIYNLSRRFAQRGFSPREFRLTMTRGDIGNYLGLTVETISRLLGRFQKSGMLSVKGKYITIEDSTLLSELAGKLPSSVEV, encoded by the coding sequence ATGATCCCAGAAAAACGCGTCGTTCGCCGAATCCAATCTGGCGGTTGTGCAATCCATTGTCAGGATTGCAGTATTAGCCAGCTCTGCATCCCGTTTACTTTAAACGAGCATGAGCTTGATCAACTCGATAATATTATCGAGCGTAAAAAGCCCATCCAGAAAGGTCAAACCTTGTTTAAAGCAGGTGATGAGCTGAAATCACTTTATGCCATACGTTCCGGTACAATTAAAAGTTATACCATCACGGAAGAAGGCGACGAGCAAATAACAGGATTTCATCTTGCTGGTGATTTGGTTGGCTTTGACGCCATTATTAATACTGAACATCCAAGTTTCGCACAAGCTTTAGAAACATCTATGGTCTGTGAAATTCCATTCGAAACTTTGGATGACCTGTCAGGCAAAATGCCTAACTTACGTCAACAAATGATGCGCCTAATGAGTGGTGAAATCAAAGGTGACCAAGAAATGATCTTACTGCTATCGAAAAAGAATGCAGAAGAACGTCTGGCTGCTTTTATTTATAACCTCTCACGCCGTTTCGCACAGCGTGGTTTTTCTCCTCGTGAATTCCGTTTAACCATGACTCGTGGTGATATCGGTAATTACTTAGGTTTAACTGTCGAAACAATTAGTCGCTTACTGGGTCGCTTCCAGAAAAGTGGCATGTTAAGCGTTAAAGGCAAATACATTACTATCGAAGATAGTACACTGTTAAGTGAACTTGCAGGAAAACTTCCTTCATCAGTTGAAGTTTAA
- a CDS encoding carbohydrate porin — protein sequence MKVKALSVVISLILATPLCANAQTDISAIEARLNALEQRATAAEARAAAAEQKAARLEQLINSNSLSKTDHVKTVGMEQRVAILEKQSDEAQAKVNIAQTQLNEIQQKQSAQLASTKNKEGTGFFSTNTNWGDLKLYGDVEYNIDAASKKGQLTSMRMMPGNQKDFDDNEKWSLNGRILIGVDGERELKNGNYAGFRAQPMADMTGKMNLDDAVFYFGQRDKWQYKIGRYEAYDMFPLNQDTFVEYSGNTANDLYGDGFGYIYMMKEGRGRSSDGGSMMVNTHYNDWYFELNALVEDGTSVFKDNEYHGRKLDNRKNVIYMRPVVAWQKDNLTIAGAIDANVINKAYGYDDENGKFQDQSRRTGYGLTVKWDTLANDPINGIVANLSAAYLDAKDENDFSIGSNVLWRKFQLGYIYAHNDIKTYYHKNGNSSGQNDTYLTLNPGKYNINTVFASYELPNILTMDNFKTYLGAYYSRIDGKDDINVNSSDKDRYGARIRFKYLF from the coding sequence ATGAAAGTAAAAGCATTATCTGTTGTGATAAGTTTAATACTCGCTACACCATTATGTGCAAATGCACAAACTGATATAAGTGCTATTGAAGCAAGATTAAATGCACTTGAACAACGTGCAACTGCTGCTGAAGCTAGAGCCGCTGCCGCAGAACAAAAAGCAGCTCGCCTTGAGCAATTAATTAATTCCAACAGCCTATCTAAAACGGATCATGTAAAAACCGTCGGCATGGAGCAACGCGTTGCTATATTAGAAAAGCAATCTGATGAGGCTCAAGCAAAAGTAAACATTGCTCAAACTCAGCTTAATGAAATCCAACAAAAACAATCTGCTCAGCTTGCTAGTACGAAAAATAAAGAAGGTACGGGCTTTTTCTCTACCAATACAAATTGGGGTGATCTCAAATTGTATGGTGACGTTGAATATAATATCGATGCGGCAAGTAAAAAAGGGCAACTAACCTCGATGAGAATGATGCCCGGTAATCAAAAAGACTTTGATGATAATGAAAAATGGTCACTTAACGGGCGTATTTTAATTGGTGTGGATGGTGAACGAGAATTAAAAAACGGCAATTATGCTGGTTTTCGTGCTCAGCCTATGGCTGACATGACAGGTAAAATGAATCTAGATGATGCTGTTTTCTACTTTGGTCAACGCGATAAATGGCAATATAAAATTGGTCGTTATGAAGCTTACGACATGTTCCCTCTAAACCAAGATACATTTGTTGAATATTCAGGTAATACAGCAAATGATTTATATGGTGATGGTTTTGGCTATATCTATATGATGAAAGAAGGGCGAGGTCGTAGTAGTGACGGTGGTAGTATGATGGTTAACACACACTATAACGACTGGTATTTTGAGCTAAATGCTTTAGTTGAAGATGGAACTTCTGTTTTTAAAGACAATGAATATCATGGACGTAAACTTGATAATCGCAAAAATGTTATTTATATGCGTCCTGTTGTTGCATGGCAGAAAGATAATTTAACTATTGCAGGAGCAATAGATGCAAATGTGATAAACAAAGCCTATGGCTATGATGATGAAAATGGAAAATTCCAAGATCAATCGCGACGTACAGGTTATGGCTTAACTGTAAAATGGGACACTTTAGCTAATGATCCTATTAACGGTATTGTTGCAAATTTAAGTGCTGCTTATCTCGACGCTAAAGATGAAAATGATTTTTCTATTGGTAGTAATGTGTTGTGGCGTAAATTTCAACTTGGTTATATTTATGCTCATAATGATATTAAAACTTACTATCACAAAAACGGGAATAGCAGTGGTCAAAATGACACCTATTTAACGCTCAATCCTGGTAAGTACAATATCAACACTGTATTTGCTTCTTATGAACTGCCTAATATTTTAACTATGGATAATTTTAAAACCTATTTAGGTGCTTATTATTCACGTATAGATGGTAAAGACGACATTAATGTAAATAGCAGTGATAAAGATCGTTACGGTGCCCGTATTCGCTTTAAGTATCTATTTTAA
- the uspE gene encoding universal stress protein UspE: protein MEKYQNLLVVIDPNQDDQPALRRAVYIVQRNGGRIKAFLPVYDLSYDMTTLLSPDERNAMRKGVISQKAAWIKQQARYYLEAGIEIDIKVIWHNRPYEAIIEEVVAHQHDLLIKMAHQHDKLGSLIFTPLDWQLLRKCPCPVWMVKDKEWPEYGTIVVAANLSNEESYHDALNLKLIELTTDLSHRIQKDPDVHLLSAYPVAPINIAIELPDFDPNLYNNALRGQHLIAMKELRQKFSIPEEKTHVKEGLPEQVIPQVCEELNAGIVVLGILGRTGLSAAFLGNTAEQLIDHIKCDLLAIKPDGFTCPITVDSDHD from the coding sequence ATGGAAAAATATCAAAACCTTCTCGTTGTCATTGATCCTAACCAAGATGACCAACCAGCACTTCGCCGTGCTGTCTATATCGTTCAGCGTAATGGTGGGCGGATAAAAGCTTTTCTACCTGTTTATGATCTCTCTTATGACATGACAACCCTTTTATCTCCCGATGAACGTAATGCAATGCGTAAAGGTGTTATCAGCCAAAAGGCAGCTTGGATCAAACAACAAGCACGCTATTACCTTGAAGCGGGTATAGAGATTGATATAAAAGTCATTTGGCATAATCGCCCCTATGAAGCCATTATTGAAGAAGTTGTTGCACATCAACATGACTTACTCATAAAAATGGCTCACCAACATGATAAATTAGGTTCACTCATTTTTACGCCTCTGGATTGGCAATTGCTTAGAAAATGTCCTTGCCCTGTTTGGATGGTCAAAGATAAAGAGTGGCCTGAATACGGTACTATCGTTGTCGCTGCAAATTTATCGAATGAAGAATCTTATCATGATGCCCTTAATCTGAAACTGATTGAGCTAACAACCGACTTATCTCATCGCATACAAAAAGATCCTGATGTTCATTTACTTAGCGCCTATCCCGTTGCGCCGATTAATATTGCGATTGAGCTACCTGATTTTGATCCTAATCTTTATAACAATGCACTACGTGGTCAACACCTTATTGCGATGAAGGAACTTCGCCAGAAATTCAGCATTCCCGAAGAGAAAACACATGTTAAAGAAGGATTGCCAGAACAAGTGATCCCTCAAGTTTGTGAAGAGTTAAATGCTGGCATTGTTGTTTTGGGTATTTTAGGAAGGACGGGGCTTTCAGCCGCATTTTTAGGAAATACTGCGGAGCAACTGATTGATCATATCAAATGTGATTTATTGGCTATCAAACCTGATGGTTTTACCTGCCCTATTACTGTTGATAGTGATCACGATTAA
- a CDS encoding 4Fe-4S binding protein: MRRFIKVDLPPEPIINDKCVRKRLKQSLCDSCSKVCPVGAITFAHLDVKIDNELCFQCGNCLFTCPVDAIENIAPHERTHQDNYLVVNHDEPLASTEELLVWHRQYQIRGMKIAQSLVDKWLPVLANLNLQLKTLQEPIWQLIITEPTDIDSGRRFMLFRQKLDEKSLNKNQVRTGLNARKQLYPEDSWFQIQLDKDSCILCSACAKVCDEGAIKLENNIFMLDEKRCTGCMNCEVVCFPKSIHVNEQVAKNNEPTHYHYYNAHCEKCRLAFLSWTPEAKLCPICIQHQKQGWL, encoded by the coding sequence ATGAGGCGTTTTATTAAGGTAGATCTTCCTCCTGAACCGATTATTAATGATAAATGTGTTAGAAAACGCCTCAAACAAAGCCTATGTGATAGTTGTTCCAAAGTTTGCCCTGTGGGCGCAATCACTTTTGCTCACTTAGATGTAAAAATAGACAATGAACTCTGTTTTCAATGTGGTAATTGTCTATTTACCTGTCCCGTTGACGCGATAGAAAATATCGCGCCTCACGAAAGAACACACCAAGATAATTACCTTGTTGTTAATCATGATGAACCGTTAGCAAGTACAGAAGAATTATTAGTGTGGCATCGCCAATATCAAATTAGAGGAATGAAGATAGCACAGTCTTTAGTGGATAAATGGCTTCCTGTTTTAGCAAACTTAAATCTTCAACTAAAAACATTACAAGAGCCTATTTGGCAATTAATTATCACAGAGCCTACTGATATTGATAGCGGACGTCGTTTTATGCTTTTTCGTCAAAAATTAGATGAAAAGTCGCTCAATAAAAATCAAGTAAGAACAGGATTAAATGCAAGAAAACAACTTTATCCTGAAGATAGTTGGTTCCAGATTCAGTTAGACAAAGACAGCTGTATTCTTTGCTCTGCCTGCGCCAAAGTGTGTGATGAAGGTGCGATTAAACTTGAAAACAATATATTCATGCTTGATGAAAAGCGTTGTACGGGTTGCATGAATTGTGAAGTGGTTTGTTTTCCTAAATCTATCCATGTTAATGAACAAGTTGCTAAAAATAACGAACCAACACACTACCATTATTATAATGCCCACTGTGAAAAATGTCGTTTAGCCTTCTTATCTTGGACTCCAGAAGCAAAATTGTGCCCGATTTGCATACAACATCAGAAGCAAGGTTGGTTATAA
- the pntB gene encoding Re/Si-specific NAD(P)(+) transhydrogenase subunit beta, translated as MSSGVVTAAYIVAAILFIFSLAGLSKHETSKQGNYFGIAGMAIALFATIFGPYAGNVGWIIIAMVIGAVIGIRLAKKVEMTQMPELVAILHSFVGLAAVLVGFNSYLDHNTAMDPVMVNIHLTEVFLGIFIGAVTFTGSIVAYGKLSGKMSSKPMILPNRHKLNLAALVVSFLLMVWFVKTDSVGLQVFLIIIMTVIALAFGWHLVASIGGADMPVVVSMLNSYSGWAAAAAGFMLSNDLLIVTGALVGSSGAILSYIMCKAMNRSFISVIAGGFGTDGSASTEEGEMGEYRETTAEEVADMLKNSTSVIITPGYGLAVAQAQYPVHDITEKLRQRGVKVRFGIHPVAGRLPGHMNVLLAEAKVPYDVVLEMDEINDDFSDTDTVLVIGANDTVNPAAQDDPNSPIAGMPVLEVWKAQNVIVFKRSMNTGYAGVQNPLFFKENTQMLFGDAKASVDAILKAL; from the coding sequence ATGTCCAGCGGAGTTGTTACAGCGGCATATATTGTCGCCGCAATATTATTTATTTTCAGCCTTGCCGGCTTATCAAAGCATGAAACCTCTAAACAAGGTAACTACTTTGGTATTGCAGGGATGGCAATTGCATTGTTCGCAACCATTTTCGGGCCTTATGCTGGCAATGTGGGTTGGATCATTATTGCAATGGTAATCGGTGCCGTTATTGGTATTCGTTTAGCTAAAAAAGTCGAAATGACTCAAATGCCAGAATTGGTCGCAATCTTACACAGCTTTGTAGGTTTAGCGGCAGTTTTAGTGGGCTTTAACAGTTATCTTGACCACAATACAGCAATGGATCCTGTCATGGTGAATATCCATCTAACAGAAGTCTTTTTAGGGATCTTCATTGGTGCTGTTACATTTACGGGTTCGATTGTCGCTTATGGTAAATTAAGTGGGAAAATGTCATCTAAACCGATGATATTACCTAATCGTCATAAATTAAATCTTGCAGCTTTAGTGGTTTCTTTTTTATTGATGGTTTGGTTTGTTAAAACTGACAGTGTTGGTTTACAAGTTTTCTTAATCATCATAATGACTGTGATTGCCTTGGCATTTGGTTGGCATTTAGTTGCGTCAATTGGTGGTGCGGATATGCCAGTTGTTGTTTCGATGCTGAACTCTTACTCAGGATGGGCAGCAGCAGCAGCAGGTTTTATGTTAAGCAATGACTTGTTAATTGTAACGGGTGCATTAGTGGGTTCTTCAGGTGCTATCCTTTCTTATATTATGTGTAAGGCGATGAATCGCTCTTTTATTAGCGTAATAGCGGGCGGATTTGGTACTGATGGCTCAGCGTCAACAGAAGAAGGCGAAATGGGTGAGTACCGCGAAACAACCGCAGAAGAAGTGGCTGATATGCTGAAAAACTCAACCTCAGTTATTATCACTCCAGGTTATGGATTAGCGGTTGCTCAAGCACAATACCCAGTTCATGATATTACTGAAAAATTACGCCAGCGTGGTGTGAAAGTGCGTTTTGGTATTCACCCAGTAGCAGGGCGTTTACCGGGTCACATGAATGTGTTGTTAGCAGAGGCTAAAGTGCCTTATGACGTTGTATTAGAAATGGATGAAATCAATGATGATTTCTCCGACACTGATACAGTCTTGGTTATTGGCGCTAACGATACAGTAAACCCAGCGGCACAAGATGATCCAAATAGCCCAATTGCAGGTATGCCAGTATTAGAAGTGTGGAAAGCGCAAAATGTTATTGTGTTTAAACGTTCAATGAATACCGGTTATGCAGGGGTTCAGAATCCACTATTCTTTAAAGAGAATACACAGATGTTGTTTGGCGATGCTAAAGCCAGTGTGGATGCAATTTTAAAAGCACTGTAA
- a CDS encoding PadR family transcriptional regulator, which yields MMIRALNSLYQQRAENGGHGHGKGCCGGKGKHSQHQENHSEHCCHGEHGHGHEGRGECRHGEHGHGHESRGECCHGEHGSEGHGKQHGRGCGGRGKGQGRQLKRMFDHGDLRVLLLSMISKKPSHGYEIIREIDEASSGLYVPSPGVIYPTLTLLEEQELLVATIAEKGRKNYSITPEGTAFLAEHQDIDANIQKKLAYARDLSQNAGGVSEEIESAVGKLKAVLRHKLVLKELSVERAGRIASILNEAVEKIEAINEALISEEREDE from the coding sequence ATGATGATTCGAGCATTAAACTCACTTTATCAACAGCGTGCTGAAAATGGCGGACATGGTCACGGAAAAGGGTGTTGTGGAGGTAAAGGCAAACATAGCCAGCACCAAGAAAATCATAGCGAGCATTGCTGTCATGGTGAACATGGTCATGGACACGAAGGTCGTGGTGAATGCCGTCATGGTGAACACGGTCATGGACACGAAAGTCGTGGTGAGTGTTGTCATGGTGAGCATGGTTCTGAAGGGCATGGAAAACAACATGGTCGTGGATGCGGTGGCAGAGGTAAAGGCCAAGGTCGCCAGTTAAAACGTATGTTTGATCATGGTGATTTGCGCGTTCTGCTACTTAGCATGATCTCGAAAAAACCAAGCCATGGTTATGAAATTATTAGAGAAATAGATGAGGCATCTTCAGGATTATATGTACCTAGCCCAGGTGTTATTTATCCAACGCTAACACTACTTGAAGAGCAAGAGCTATTAGTTGCGACGATTGCTGAAAAAGGTCGTAAAAACTACAGCATTACACCCGAAGGCACTGCATTTTTAGCAGAACATCAGGATATAGATGCCAATATTCAAAAGAAACTGGCTTATGCGAGAGATTTATCTCAAAACGCGGGTGGTGTTTCTGAGGAAATTGAATCTGCTGTTGGTAAATTAAAAGCAGTTTTACGCCATAAATTAGTATTAAAAGAGCTCTCTGTGGAAAGAGCAGGACGTATTGCTTCTATTCTTAATGAAGCAGTTGAGAAAATTGAAGCTATCAATGAGGCATTGATCTCAGAGGAAAGGGAAGATGAATAA
- the pntA gene encoding Re/Si-specific NAD(P)(+) transhydrogenase subunit alpha: MRIGIPKERLSNETRVAATPATVTQLIKLGFTVAVENGAGIASSFEDKAYQDAGAEILALQDVWESDIILKVNAPLDNEITLLQDGATLVSFIWPAQNAALLEKLAEKNINVMAMDSVPRISRAQSLDALSSMANIAGYRAVVEAAHEFGRFFTGQITAAGKVPPAKVMVIGAGVAGLAAIGAAGSLGAIVRAFDTRPEVKEQVQSMGAEFLELDFKEEAGSGDGYAKVMSKAFIDAEMALFAEQAKDVDIIITTALIPGKPAPRLITKEMVDSMKPGSVVVDLAAQNGGNCEYTVPNKVFTTEHGVKIIGYTDLAARLPAQSSQLYGTNLVNLLKLLCKEKDGNINIDFDDVVIRGVTVIRAGEVTWPAPPIQVSAQPKVAPAAKPQEKPVAKPVSPWKKYSLLAIAFLLFAWLANVAPKEFLSHFTVFALSCVVGYYVVWNVSHSLHTPLMSVTNAISGIIVVGALLQIGSGGWVSLFSFIAILIASINIFGGFTVTQRMLKMFRKG; encoded by the coding sequence ATGCGAATTGGTATACCCAAAGAGCGACTTTCTAATGAAACAAGGGTTGCAGCTACACCAGCTACAGTGACTCAACTCATAAAATTAGGATTTACAGTCGCAGTTGAAAATGGCGCAGGTATTGCCTCAAGCTTTGAAGATAAAGCTTATCAGGACGCCGGTGCCGAGATCCTCGCTCTTCAAGATGTTTGGGAATCAGACATTATTTTGAAGGTAAATGCACCACTGGATAATGAAATTACATTGCTACAAGATGGCGCGACACTGGTAAGTTTTATTTGGCCAGCTCAAAATGCGGCATTACTCGAAAAGTTAGCTGAAAAGAATATTAACGTGATGGCAATGGATAGTGTGCCACGTATTTCTCGTGCACAATCTCTTGATGCGTTAAGTTCAATGGCAAATATTGCAGGCTACCGTGCTGTTGTAGAAGCTGCCCATGAATTCGGAAGATTCTTTACTGGACAAATTACCGCCGCAGGTAAAGTGCCACCAGCTAAAGTGATGGTTATTGGTGCTGGAGTTGCAGGTCTTGCTGCGATTGGTGCCGCAGGAAGTCTTGGTGCAATTGTTCGCGCATTTGATACTCGCCCTGAAGTTAAAGAGCAAGTTCAAAGCATGGGTGCTGAATTCCTTGAGCTTGATTTTAAAGAGGAAGCGGGTAGTGGTGATGGCTATGCTAAGGTGATGTCAAAAGCATTTATTGATGCTGAAATGGCATTATTTGCAGAACAAGCAAAAGATGTTGATATCATCATTACAACGGCATTAATTCCAGGAAAACCCGCTCCTCGTTTAATTACGAAAGAGATGGTCGATTCAATGAAGCCAGGAAGTGTTGTAGTCGACCTTGCGGCTCAAAATGGTGGCAACTGCGAATATACCGTGCCTAATAAAGTCTTTACGACAGAACATGGTGTAAAAATCATTGGTTACACTGATTTAGCTGCTCGTTTACCAGCACAGTCATCTCAACTTTATGGTACTAACTTAGTTAATCTATTGAAGTTATTGTGTAAAGAAAAAGACGGTAATATCAATATTGATTTTGATGATGTTGTCATCCGTGGTGTGACTGTAATTCGTGCGGGTGAAGTAACATGGCCAGCTCCACCAATTCAAGTTTCAGCACAACCTAAAGTTGCTCCTGCCGCAAAACCACAAGAAAAACCCGTTGCTAAACCAGTTTCACCTTGGAAGAAATACAGTTTATTAGCGATAGCCTTTTTATTGTTTGCATGGCTTGCAAATGTTGCACCGAAAGAGTTTTTATCTCACTTTACGGTATTCGCACTTTCTTGTGTTGTAGGTTATTACGTTGTTTGGAATGTAAGTCATTCATTGCATACGCCATTAATGTCAGTGACAAATGCAATTTCAGGCATTATCGTCGTTGGTGCTTTACTCCAAATTGGTAGTGGTGGCTGGGTTAGCCTATTTTCGTTTATCGCAATATTGATTGCGAGTATTAATATTTTTGGTGGATTTACTGTTACTCAACGTATGTTGAAAATGTTCCGTAAAGGATAA